The genomic window TGAGAAGTAAGAAAGCTGGGCTGTCTGAGGCTTGTCTTACCCAATCACAACCAAACTTGTAATTCTATGACATGAgcaaagccctgctccagcccaccCCAGGGGCATCTCCAGATAAAGACATTCTCAGTTTGTCTGGTGTGCAtgaataagacaaggaacaacaggttcaagcttgaggttcacctcaagatgaggagaaatttctttacagtgagggtgatggagcactggagcaggctgccccaagaggttgtggagtctccttctctggagactttcaaaacccacctggatgcattcctgtgcagactaccctaagtgatcctgctttggcagggaggctgggctcGATGAActcttgaggtgccttccaacctctaacgtactatgatactgtgataccttcaCTTCCCATGTTTCTCAGCAGCAGGCAAGAACCTGGCATTTCGGCCACAGAAACTCACTTTATCCAGTCCTGGTACAGGAAGGTAACTTCACTAAGTGCTACCTGGATCGTGAGGAAGCCAGCAGAGCACCAACCATCCGAGCTATGCTGTGAAagcactgagcacaggctgacaCCTGAGCCTTGGATTCTGCACTGTCCACCCCACTGGACACAGCAGAGAAACATCCTGAGTGACCAAATCATGAAGCAACCCTGACAAGTGAAAGCACactggcacccagcctggcagagggcaAGCAGCACAGCTACCACCTCAGTAAGAATGCAAACATTCTCTTTGGCAGGGTAGCTTGACTGTACTCACCATTAAGAACAAAGCCAAGCCCGCCCCAAACAGCCAAGCCAACTCCAAGGACCTGCCTTCACCTGAGCTGGAACCCAAATCACCAACAGTCACCAAACTCTCAGACCAAAGGGGGTGTCAGTATCTCACCGAAACGTTCTGCAGACATTCATCACAGGAACTCCGGGAGAGGTCTGAGCAggctggaagaaaacaaacagaaaacacagagaggATGATGCCTTCTCCTCACTTACACTAAGCACTCAGTATTTcggtttttctttctgcttctagACACAAGCAACCGTTCTGCTTGAAGCCAGGGAAGCTCAGTACTTCATAGCAcggctcagggtggaagggacctcagagatcatctgctcaaacctccccaccatgggcagggactcctctcaaCCAGACAACAGCCTTGTTGCCATCACCCCTGCCCGAGTAGGCAGCCCGGGGCCAGCACCTCGGGCAGGCTGCCCGTCCCGTCGCACGGTGCGCTGGGCGGGCGGCCGAGCCGGAAGCCACCCGGGCCGCTGCGCTCCCATCACACGGAACCAGCCGGAGCCGAGGCGGGGACGAGCACCGAGCGGCCCCccgagctgcagcagctctccaggcccCGAGGGCAGCGCGGAGCACCGCCCGTGCCTCCCGACGTGGGCCCCGCAGCGCGGCCCCCCGGGGAGAAGCAGCCCGGCCAGCGCCGCCGCATCCCGCAGCCACGGGCGAGCCCCTCCGCGGGAAGCCAAAGCGGCGTCCCGCGTCCCGCGCCCCCCGCTTACCCCGCGCCCCGCGCTTACCCCGCGCCCCCCGCTTACCCCGCGCCGGTGCTGGCGGAGccgtggtgctgagctggccgCACACGAGcgccaagccctgcagccagagcgGCCACAGCGGCCGCCAGAGCGCCATCCCCGCTCCGGGCCCCGGCCGCGCTCCCACCCGCACCCGACCCCGCGCAGGCGCCACGGGCAGGCCGCGCAGGCGCCGGCGGCTCCCGGAGGAGGGCGGGGCGAGGGCGCGGCTGGGGCGATAAGGGCCCCGCCCCGCGGGAGTCCGAAGGGCGTCCCCCGCCTCCCTCCGTCCAGGGAGGGAATGAATCATGGCGGCGTTTTGGTTAGCAAAGCACTCTGAGATCACCCAAGCCcaacccttctccagctccGCCACAGCTGGGGCTAAACCAAggccctcagcacatctctgcctctgggaaacacctccagggatgggcaatCAGCCACCTCCCTATGCCAGGCTGTGAGAACCCTTTtggtcaagaagtttcttctcatgtccaacctaaacctcccctggtacaatctcaggccatttcctctccacctatcacttgttcccagggagaagagtccaagcctcacctggctccaggtagctgtagagagcaatgaggtctcccctcagcctcctcttcttctcactaaacacccccaggtccctcagctgctcctccccagccctgttctccagacccttccccagcttcctggcccttctctgctccatgAAGGAATGTTCACCAGAAGACCATAGGCCTTGAGAAACAGCGAGAACAGCCTCAGAAGAGGGCTGTATGTCCACCTTGCTAAACAGACCACAGGCAAGGAGGTTGGATCAAGGCAGGTGTAGGACCATCTAGGGAACTATGACCTTTCACTCCTTTCTTGGGATTGTGTAGTGCAGTTTCAGATCTGACTTGTCATCTGCAACTCTGGCCAGATGCTGTTGACCCCCAGGACTGCAGACTCAGActcctcctcacagccaagctggaGCTGCAAAGCTTAGTGGCACACAGGCAGCCACACCACCTCAGGTTTCTGGCACTGAAGCTCAGCAAATCCTGAGGTGCTGGTGGGgcttccagcagctcttctgtcagctgctgtggggctaCCCAGTTCACCATTCATTacaggctgccagctccagtCCACTGACACTCTGAGACACCTTAATTAGCCAAGGAGTTATGGGAGCCTTGGATACTGCTGATAGTAGCAGCTGACACCTCTGTGTCTCACTTGAAAAGTCACCTGAGAGCTGCAATTCTGCCAGGCTTTCAGCAGTGATCTGCTTAGAGCTCCTGGAGGGGCTCTTCAGCAcggagcagaacagagctgttTGGACTGGATTCACTGCTCACAGGGAGAGTCAGAGACATCACAGAGACTTTGTGGTTTGAAACAGGGAAAGaactcagcaaggccttggtaGGTACATCAGATAAAACCAGCTTCATGGGATGAAAcctgcctcagagctgcttgGGTGTGAATGCTGCAGCACaaaccagccctgcagcctttgGGTTTGACTCAGAAGGCAGCTACATAAATTACTTCAGAAGAATCTTCCTGAGAAGAAAACCTGCCTTTGGCAACTGTCCAGCCCAGGATTGTTTTAAGCAGGACTCCTGCAAACCCAGGGAGTTAGAACAGGGCCTTCACAGTGCTTTAAGGCAGCTGAAACCCTCTGGTGATCACCAGAGCAAAGTTGTTCATGTTCTGCCCACAGCATTCATCAGAATAAACTGTCTGCAGGAGAATGTTTTATTAGAAATGTCCACCTTCCGCTGCAcagaaaaccaccaccaccactggagAAGCTGCACAGGAATTGCTTGCAAATAAAACAGATCCCTGTGACCCCACAGCACCCAACCTTGGACTGCAGCAGCCACAAATTCAACTCCCTGCACCAAATGTGCCCAGGAAGGAGCAGCTAGCTGCTGCAGTGGCTTttcccagccaggctcttctgctCAGATCCAGGGAGTCCTgtcccaccccagctctgctgctgggcatgatGAGGACCTCCGCAGGAGGAGCCTCAGCATGATGGGAACCTTGGCTCAAGTGTCACAGATTGGTCacttctttctgtggagaagcagagagcagcacttcCAGTCCTCTTCACTTCAGACCCAGTAGAAACTCTCcttgccagcactgctggatgACACTCAGCCACAGAGACAGCATGATCCAACAGTCCTTTGGACAAAGATGGCCTTAACTCTCTGCTGGTATCCACTAACTTGGGGATCTCCACTTTTCCTGATCAGATCCATCCCAGACTTTTGGAAAGACACAATTCTCAAAGCAAGAAGTCAtcagcttgggcagcagcaaaTACTGACTAAAAGAGGAGCGCATAAACCTCCAAGACCTGTTGGAGACATCTCCACTTTCAATGTCCAGAACAAACACTCTAGTAGAGAACATCAGTGTGCCAGGCTGCCTCTCATgccctggagatgctgaaggtTCAGCTCTTTTTGCAGTCACTGAAAGATGTGTCCAGCATCCCTCCAAACAGTCCAAAATGCTTTGTAGGTTCAGGCTCATAAGGCACACCAGACACTGCCTACAAACGTGCACTGGCCAACTCACAGCCTCAGCAAGGCACACGGAAGACAAGACACTGGGTGGTGGGAAAGCAAGCTGACACGActgtgccacaggaggtttgggatggagagcaggaagagtagcaggctgcccagggaggtgcatccctgaaggtgttccagaaacatgTGACCATGGCACTTGAAGTTTAGTGGCCACGGTGTTGATGCttaacttgatgatctcaggcagcttttccaacccaaacaattctatgactctttaaCATCATGAACCAGCAGCCCCTTGGCTTTGAGCTGACAAAGGCAACTGAAACAGCAAGTGTCTGAGGCTGGAGTGAAAACAGACTGACTACACAGCAAAGCTGAATTCTGAAGAAAGAAACTGGCTGCTGTGTCATGGTAGTGTCCTGATTCTGTACAAGCCATGATCTGAGTGAACCAAAGTGACAACTCGTCTACCGTCAtcaagccaggttggatggagccttcagcaagctggtctaggaggaggtgtccctgcctacagATGATtgttaaggtctcttccaagccaaaccagtctgtgattctatggtaaaAGGTGAAGCTCACAAGTTATTCAAAGCCTCATCTTAAGAGAAAATAAGGAGGGGAAATGTTCTCCAGTTGTGAGGTGGAAGCAACAGGATTGTGAAACTCAACCTGAAAGGTGTTGCAGAAGGTGACTGACCAGGTTAAGCCTTAATCAGCAACTCAACAAGCATAAATAGCCTTAAAGACCAGCTCTGAAGAACCCACAAGATCACTGCTATTCCTATGTACATTTGAAAAATAAACTAACTCTGGAATTAAAAACCTCTCCTGAAGGGCTACAGCCCCTGGAGAGATGCTGTGGAGCCTGTGTGGCATTCCAGAAGAATCTGTCCCAGCCTTCACCATTCTCCATAGTTTTACTgatccagctggcagtgccatctCTCTGCACAGCTGAGGGGCACCCTCAAGCCTGCTTGAGAATCCACCTTTAAGATGGTCTCCAACCAAACCAGTCCAATTTCTAAGGAGGCTTTTGAAGCAGAAGTGGATCTTCAGTCACGGAATCGCAGTAGTGAGTTTGCCAACTTATTAAAACCCAGACTAGAAACAAATGTCACAGAAGTGTCCAGCTCCAGGTATTCACCAGAGCTCTTCCAGGAGAACGTTACTAGTTACATcacttttgtttcttctgctggcAAGTCCAAGGGTGATTTGACACCAGCTCTGGTACagaagtggctcagcaggtggCTTTGTGCAGAGAACAAAGAGGAGTGCTACAGACCTGCTCTGCCAAATGCCCTTCCCAGACACCACAGCCCAAAGTGAGGCAGGAGCTTGGTCAGCCCCCTGGGCCCACTTCCACTGCCCACACCTGGATCACACGTGGGTGCAGAGGTCCCctacacagctcctgcccagggatcagtgccTGACAGCTTCTCaaacagcagagctcctgctggggtCCAAGGAGCAGAAtgagcagctgccccagcatcTGTAACAGCCTCCTCTGGGGTGAGCTTAAACACAGCAAAGGTGAGTCAGGGAGTAACAGAGAACAGCAATGGACCAGGTTTTGTTCAGCAGcacccaatgacaggacaacaGGTAACAGGCACGAAAAGGGTCAGAAATTCCATctaaacacaaggaggaacttctgtaatttaagggtgctggagccctggagcaggctgcccagagaggtggtggagtctccatctctggagactttccaaacccaactggacgtattcctgtgtgaccttctctggtgaccctgccttggcaggggggttggactcaatggtctccagaggtcccatccaaccccaccatgctgtgatgctgttgtTAATAAACTCAGGTCTCCACTGCTGTGCACTTTGGAGAACCTTCCAAATGGTTAGGCTGAGCACAAGGTAGCAGAGAGaatccaggctgcagctgtcaCCCCTCGAACGAGCACAACTTGGCTGCCAAAGCCCTGCTGTCCCTTAGGAGGTGTGCGAGACCACCGGGATGTCAATCTCCATTGGGGACAGGCGGGAGCGGGCAGAGTAGGGCTGGGGGGCGTAGCTGTGCATGCCCGGGGGGTGTGAGTAGAGGGGCTGccagaagggagaggggaggctctTGCAGGCACAGTAccagaggaagagcagcaccGAGGTGAAGAAGAGCCCGCCGGCACTGGCGATGGCTATGAAGACGGAGATGTCAAAGCTGAAGATGGGCTCGTACTTCCTGTTCAGGTAGCTGTTGTAGAAGATGACCCAGACGGAGGGGGTGAGGCAGATGGCGCAGGCCAGCAGGAAGAGCAGGCCGGCCACCAGGTGACAGCCCGCGCTGTTGACCAGGCACCTGGCCAGCTTGACGTCGGGCACGCTGGACACGAAGGCCGTGTGGCACATGCccaccaggcagagcagcagggcggcggcggcggtggccATGCTGAGGGGCAGGGCGAACTGCAGGACGCGCAGGTCCAGCTGGTCCACGGCCCTGTACCACTGCGGGTCGTAGATGACGCAGTCGCGGCTGCCGTCGAAGCGCGCACACTTGATCCACAGCCCCGTGAACACCGTCAGGTTCCGCTCGTTCCGGTTGAAGGAGCACAGCCGCATCTGCCGCCAGTTGGGCAGCAGCACCGCCGCCAGCAGCCCGGCCACCGACGCCGTGCCGCTCAGGAAGGCCAGCACCGTGGCTGCGTGAACCTCCCGGCAGCCCATCCCGgccccctggagctgcttcctgcaATTAGAAAGCATCGAAAAAATAAGAGGGGAAAGCGCAAGGAGCCAGCCCGACCGCgctctgcctctgccaaggctggggctaagccatggccctcagcagcacatctctgtctcctggaaacccctccagggatgggcactcagccgcctccctgggcagcctgggccaggctctgagaaccttttcagtcaagaagtttccgctcatctccaatctaaacctgcccggagacatcttgaggccatttcctttcctcttgttcctagagagaagagcccaaaccGCTACCTTCACCTCCTCTCGGGAGCTGCAGAGCGCAGCCAGCCTGTCACGCCTGTCCGATGCCTCTGGAGGCTGCGGGAAGCCCTGCAGCACGGCTCGTTACCGTCCCGCCCGCGCTGCCACAACCAGCCCAGGCCGAGGCCAACACCGCCGCCTCCCCCAGGGCGCTGGGCAGCCGCCAGCCGTGCCCCGCCCCGACGCCGATACCCGCTGGCCGGGCTCGTTCCCCCGGCCAAAGCGCACAAACCCCTCGCAGTCCCAGGCCTGGGGGAAGGGGCACGCCGGGAAGGGCCGCAGaaaccacccacccacccaccagcTACCGCGGCCTAGCGCACCCACCGCCGGCGGCCTGAGGGCCCCCTCCCGCCGTGCGCCTCTGCGGCAGCCGAGTCCCGGAGCCgcgcccccggcccggcccgctcCCGCCGCTCACCTTCCGTCAGGTCGCGGGGGCTCGGAGAGCACCACCACCGCGGCCGCTCCGCCTGACGCCGCTCTCTCGGGAGGCCGCGGCAGCCCCGCGGGGTCCTGGTCCGAACGTTGCGCGCCGCCGCAGTGCGGCCGCCAGCCCGCACCACAACTCCCAGAGgccccggcggggcggggctccatggcggggcggggcggggctcCGGGGCGGGGCTCCATGGCGGGGCGGGGCTCCatggcggggccgggccgcagCCGCTGCCCGCACGCAAGAGCCGGAGCCGTTTGCATGCTTCCAGGGCGATGACGTCCCGCAGCTAAGGCACCTTCCAGGACCTGAGCTGCGTCTTATGTACCAAACAGTACCAAAGCCAGGGAGGGACCTTGCCCCTCCCCACGCCTCACGGGAAGGCAGAAATCCCCTGTCCCGATGCTTTCCGTTACCTTTGAGAGCCTTCGGTGCTCCCCAGGTGTGACACCGCCTCCCgctccccacccctgcagtTAACTTACTTACTTAAGTGCAGTTAACTTACTTACTTACTTACTGGAATTAAAGCCTTTCCTCTGGACAATGCGATGGTGCTGTTCCCGGGTATTCAGTGTAACTAGCAAGGGCATCCAAGGCCATCCCAGTCATCCACAGGCCATCTGTCCCCTCCCAAGCCCAGGGCCCTAAGGCTTATCATTGTGAAGCACCTTAGCCAATCGTCCAACAATTCCCAAGCACAGAGGCCAGCTCACTCCTGCAAGCTACATCTCTGAAGCCTGTTGAGCGTTACTCATtttgggcacaaactggagcatcagaagttccatctgaacatgaggaggagcttatTGAATTTAAGGCTGGCAGAgcatggaggaggctgcccagaaaggtaaagtctccatctctggagactttcaaaacccacctggacatgttcctgtgtgacccgctctaggtgaccctgccttggcagggatgttgggctggaggatctccagaggtcccttccaaccccatcacTCTGTGATTCGGTCATTTTTCCATTCATCGCTGAAGCTCATATAACTTCACACAGCTGAAATAAAGACATGCTGTCTCGTTTCAAACTTCCCCCCCATCCCATATCAGATTAAGATTAGTGTTCCTGAAGTctgaccaaaaaaccccaaacaattatTGTTCAACTATGAAACAAACGGAGCATCAAAAAGTGCTGATGGCCCATACTTAGCTTTGATGAAAACACTTAAGCCCCAAAGGCAGGAAACTTGGAGGAAAAtcagaatgagaaagaaaagaagaggaatgaGGAAATTCAGAACAAGACCCAACACTAATGACAGAAGAATTGGATGATGAGGATCTTTCAGACCTTTCTTTCCAGCGGCTGCTTTAAAAGCATCTGGAGAGGCAGGGTTTGAGAAGCACACTTACAACACAAAACCAGCC from Dryobates pubescens isolate bDryPub1 chromosome 4, bDryPub1.pri, whole genome shotgun sequence includes these protein-coding regions:
- the CLDN12 gene encoding claudin-12, whose protein sequence is MGCREVHAATVLAFLSGTASVAGLLAAVLLPNWRQMRLCSFNRNERNLTVFTGLWIKCARFDGSRDCVIYDPQWYRAVDQLDLRVLQFALPLSMATAAAALLLCLVGMCHTAFVSSVPDVKLARCLVNSAGCHLVAGLLFLLACAICLTPSVWVIFYNSYLNRKYEPIFSFDISVFIAIASAGGLFFTSVLLFLWYCACKSLPSPFWQPLYSHPPGMHSYAPQPYSARSRLSPMEIDIPVVSHTS